From the genome of Anaerobaca lacustris:
AGCGACGGGCCATGCTGCCCGATGTGTCCAGGACAAGAACGAGATCTTCGCTTTGACCCTGCCCAAGTGACCGGCCCTGAGCATGGTTCAGGTAGACCGAGGCGCTCGGTTGGTTCGAGTTGCCGATCGGCGCCTGGGATCCCCCGTAGACAGGCTGGGGGGCGGTGGTTCCATTGGTGGGGGGGCTGTGTCTGACTTGGGTGAGTGTTGCCAAGGTCGTCGCCTTCAGCGGTGCCCGGCAGTTGGTGCAGTAGTTGGCATTTGCAGACTGATTGTTGTCACCACATCGAGGACATTGCATGTCTGACTCCTTAATCATGGGTGTATGTGGCTATGTGGCCGGCGACGATGACTTCATCGCCGCAGCGAAGTTGGGTAATTTGATCGGCCAGCCGGCCGTTTACGAAGGTCTTGTTGACACTGCCGGCGTCCTGGAGGTGGACCGTCCCGTTGGTGCAACTGACCAGTAGATGTTGCCGGGAAACGCCCGTGTCCCAGGAGAGCAGTTCGCCGCGACCGACGACGAAGATGCCTTCAGGCACTCGATACATCTGTTCCGCGAAGATGAGACGATGGTCGGAGCGGCTGAACGGCCGCTGGCACTGGGGGCAGACCGGGTCATTGGCGATCGGCATGCCACAGGCCACACAGGCAACAGCGGCCTGTCCTGCCTGGTGGAGCGATTGGCCGCAATGGCCGCAGAACGATTGGGTCGAGCTGACAAAACGCGAGCACTGTGGGCACCTGGCCTGGGCGGCCGAGGGGGTTTGCGAGACAACGCTGGCTGCGCCGATAGACTGGAGTTCATTGACCAACTCCACAGCCGTTTGATATCGCTGCTCGGGACGCTTGGCCAGCAGCTTCATACATATTCGGGAGACGCTCTCGGGCACGGCGGGGTTGAGGTCCCGCGGGGCAGAAGGAATGGTGGTCTCGAGGTTCCAATGGAACTGGGCCTCGTCGTTGCCCTGGATCGGCAACCGGCCGGTCAGGAGCAGGTAGAGGATCGCCCCGACCGAATACAGGTCCGCCCGCAGGTCTGCCGTTCTTGGCTCCTTCGCCTGCTCGGGCGCCATGAACGAGATCGAGCCCAGTTGCGCGTTGCCGCCCGTGAGCGTATTCTCGGAAAGGACGCGACAGATCGTCAGATCGATGATGCAGATGTGCCCTTGTGCGGTGATCATCACGTTCGCCGGTTTGATGTCACGATGCACGATTCCCTGGCGGTGGAGGATGTCCAGGCCCATGGCGATCTTCATCGTCACGTCGACGGCCTCCGGAGGTGGAAGGGGCCGGCTGCCGTTGCGGTCGAGAACGGTCTGGAGGCTGCTGCCTTCGATAAACGGAAGAATCAGGTAGACATCATCGCCTTCCTCGACGTATTCGACGGCATCCACGACGTAGGGGCTGTTGCATCGGATCGCTCCGCATCGACGGAAGCGATTCCGCTGGGTTTCGTAGATGGGGTCGCCGGGCTCGGCAGCCAGTTGTTTGATGGCGATGGCCGCGTTGGTCGTGGTGTCGGTCCCGGTGTAGACGGTAGCCTCACCGCCCAGAAAATGCAGGCTGCCGACTACGTACCGTCCTGCGAGGATCTCACCGGTTGTCAGTTCTCTTGGCATGAGATGGTCCTCTCCTGTCAGGATCCTGCTCCCGCTTCCAGCCGTATCAAGGTCGTGCCGACGATGAACTCGTCGCCGACCTCCAGTGTGACTGGCCGATGCAGACGAAGAAACGTGCCGTTGCTGCTGCGGAGATCCTCGAGTATGAGCATGCCGTCCTGACAGGTGATGTGGGCATGCCGGCCGGAGGCGTGCCGGTCGCCTCGGATCACGACGCGGTTGCCCTCGTCCCTGCCGATGGTGACATCGCAGCCGTCGAGCTCCATAACGCCGAGACGCTGGCCGTTGGCCTCACAGACCAGTTGCAGTTTCCGCTGGCGTTCGATGGGAGCGCCACAGCTGTGACAGAACGCGGCGTCCCTGACTGGTTGGCACCCGCAGCAGCACATGGGTGGGTCAGCCCGGGGCGTGTTTGCAGTTCGATGATCGGACGCCGGTTCTTGTGTCTCTGCGTCGGTGGGCTCTTCCGCCACATCCGATTCCTGGCGTTGCGGTCCTGTCGGCTGCTCTGCCGCCGGTACGCTCTGGCGATCGAGACGATGACCGCAATCGGGGCAGAACGTTGCGCCGGCCCCGCCCGGGTGTCCGCATGCAGGGCAGGTCACGGCGCCAACCGGCATCTGGGATAGTAGAGCGTTGGAGGCACAGATCTTGTTCGTTTCACTCATAGCTTGGCTCCTTCTTCATGCGGCTGCCGGGTACGGAAGAACGCCGGGGGAAACGCTCCCGTTCGGGTTCTTTCCAGCCCCGGTGCGACCGGGATGGGTTCGAATAACAGTACCGAGGTGTTGTCACTGGTGCAGGCAAGCAGTGCCGCCTTTACCAGTTGCCGAGCGGCCTCGTCCATGCTCAGCCGGTCGTCGGCCGTCATGTGGAGGATTTGGCCGATCTTGTGGTCGCCGAGCACATCGGTCAGGCCGTCTGTGGCCAGCAGGACAATGTCGCCGGGGCTCAGCCGGTGGGTTGTCAGGTCCGGTTGAAACCCCTCTGTCTGTCCCACGCAGCGGGTGATCCTATGGGCACGTGGATGCCATAGTGCCCGCGCCGGATCAAGGCAACCGGCATCGATAAGCCGCTGGGTCTCCGTGTGGTCTCGGGTCAGTCGTCGCAGCTCTCCCTGAGTGTACAAGTAGGCCCGGCTGTCACCGACCCAGGCGACGTGGAGAGTGTCGCCGACAGCCAGTACGCAGACCGCCGTGGTGGCCATATGCTTCAAGTGAGGGTCCGCAGCGGCTTGGCCCAGGACCGCGCGGTTGGCGGCCGTCATCGCGTGTGCGAGAAGAGTGTCGATTTCCTCCGGCGTGGGCAACGCGGCCTCGAATGCCCCGGCCAGGGCTGATAGGGACGTGACGATTCCGGCTATGAGCGTCTTGACGGCCATCGCGCTGGCTACCTCGCCGCCTTCTTCGCCCCGCACACCGTCGGCTATCACGGCGACGGTGGCGGTCTGGTTGTGGATCGGCAGACTGATGCGGGCGAGGCCAAGATTGTCCTCGATGTTGTCGCGGGGGCCCGCGATGATGCGGTGGGAGAATCGCAGGGTCATCTCTTACCCTCCTCGTCTGTAGGGTTGCGCAAGATCCGGGCGATCAGGCAGATCGCCACGGCCACGATGCCGAGGATCACGAGCATCTGGAGCCGTTCGGGCAGGTGGAGCCGAAAAGGGCGAACCAGTTCGTCGAAGGTTGCCGCCGGTTCGATGTGGCGGACGATCCAGGCGATCGCCGCGATCCCCACTGGGACCCACAGCAGCCACCAGCGGAATCGTCGGCGTCGCCTCGGTTCGCGGGGCCGCATGATGACCGGCCGCGGAGGGCCGTAAGGCATTTGAGGATATTGGTTCATTTGAGGCCTTCTCCTTTCTTATCTACATGCTAACAGCAACTTCTCTATGGCAATCGACATGTGGATGACGAGTGACGGGCACCTCGATGATTTCGGAGTGCTCGCTGAGGATTAGGCATCGCTGTCTTCCTCCGGGCGGTCATCGATATCCTCGTCGTCGTCGACTTCCTCGTAGCCGTCTGATGTGGAACTGATCCGTGAGTCTTCGTCACGCGGCCGACCGAGCCGGCTGACCCGAACCAGGCCCCACAGACACAGCAGGATCATGCCGAGGGCCCCGAGGTCATAGATCCCCGGCCGAAACCCGCCGGACAGCGGCAGGATGTGCGGCAGCGGGAAGTCTGCCGGGCCTCGCACGACGTTGATGACGACGGCGGCAAGAAGAACGATCACGGCAACCTTGAGGGTCTTCATGGCCAAAGCTCCGACAGAATGGATTCAGCGGGCAGGTATTCGATACGATCGACGAAGGGCTTCAAGGTGGGTTCGGCGTCGATGACGGCCTTGAGCTCGGACAGCTTGCTCTTCTGCGGGGCCACAATCGTAGCACGATCCACCGCATCCGAAGTGATGAAGCAAGCGGTTAGATGACTGATCAGGTTGTCTTCACAGCCGACGACTGCTTCGAACACATGCGTTTCTTTGCCCGTCTGCCAGACCGCATCGACGGGGTGGTTGGTGCCCGGTACGATCCACTCTGTGGCCGTCTTGCAGCCGCGCTGTTCGCCCAGCCAGCAGAGCCACTGGCAGATGTGCCAGTGCGGGATGTCACCGCGTCCTTTGCGACGTGGCGGTTGCTTGCCCAGGAACGACCAACCTTCGTCCGTGAGGCGGATGAGAAGAACATTGCGCCGGCCCATACGGACTTCTGTGAAGTCGGAGAGCTTCTGCTCCTCCAGGGCTTTGCGGGCAGAGGCCTGGGCGGTCGGTGACGGTTTGCCCAGTTCATTGAAGAGCCGCGCTACCGGCACGCAGGGACGGATGGAGGCCAGGTCGAGCACCTTGCGGGACAATTCAGACAGCGCCGGCTTGCCCTGTCGGGCCTGGCGCATCCGCGTGGCTCTATGCTCAGCGATCAGCGCGGCCAGAGCCGCTTGAAGCTCGGGCATCTCCGCCAATCGTTTGGACGGCACGCTTGGAAACGTGTCGAACTCCTGCAGAGGTGTGCGGTTGGGCGGCATGTAGTCGACCTTGACCAGCATGGGATGGGGCCAGGCGCCCTGTGATTCGCGGAAGAGCGCTTCGCCGGGCTTTAGCCCTGGAAGCATGGCCTCGGCGCCGGGCGGTAGTAGCAGCGTACGCTTGGCTTGCAGAAGCGATAGCTCGTCAGACATATTGTGACACAACGTATACTGCACGTTGCAGAGGACCATCATGGATGTGTCGCGAATCGCCGTCACGGCCAAGATACAAGCGATCCCCAACTCGCGGCCCTGTTTGAGCAGCAGACTCAAGGGAGACATCTGGTCAGGGAATGCCGCCTGAGAGCTTTCGCTGGCGTCTTGATCGGCCTCGTCCATGATGAATACACATTCGGTGGTGTCGACGAGGCGGTGACGGGCAATGCGGCTAAAGAGCACCTGGGATATAAGCAGATCGAAGATGAAGCCGCGAATCCAGGGCGGGTACAGAGCAGGAATGTCGAAGACCACACTCTTGCCCTCCTGGATGATGTCCCGCTCCAGATCGAGTCCGGCGAAGGTCTGCAACAGTGGTCCCGTACCCTGGACGAACCCTTCGAGGGTTTGGACCAGCGAGGCCTGGTACTCCGGTTTGCTGGCCCACAAAGAGGGGGGCGAGGCGTAGCAGACATCGAGCACCAGCCGCAAATCCGGCCACAGAATGTGTTCAGAAGGCTGTGGGTAAAGTTGGTTACATAACCACTTAATAATGCTTGTCAAAGTGATGCTGGCGCACTTGATAGAGGCTCGCGCAGCGAAGATCGTGGCCAGCACATTTATCCAGACATTTGGGGGAACACCCTCGGGTGCGGCCAGCGAAAACAGCGGTGGCCCGTCCTTGCTATAGTGTAGCCAATGGTCTCCCATCAGCTGCCTCGCATCGCTGAAGACACCGCCTTTAGGGTCCGTCACGATCATACTGATTCGTTTACCGTCGGCGTTCCGCATGCCGTCGATGCCACGAACGATCGCGCGGAGAGTGCTTGTCTTTCCGGCCCCACTTTGTCCGGTAGCTAGCAGATGTCGCGGTCGGTCAGTAAGGCGGATGCCATACCGGCACCGTGCGCCTTCCTCAAGCGTCATGAATTCAAAATCCGGTGGGCCAGTCTCATTGAGTTGGTCTTGGGACGGTGACTTCATGAGTAAATTCGGATGGACTCGAAGGTACTCGACGAATTGCCGGGCCTGATGGAGCAGGGCCTGCGCCATCAGGTCGGTAATCTGACCCCGTTCGAGCATCTGGAGGTACTGGCCATATCTCGGGTCGCGATCGGCCAGTCGATAGGTCTGGATTATCCGGTAGAGCTGTTGGGCATGAGTTCCTGTCATTTCTGGTCCTCCTCGAACGAGAAGAACAGGCGAAGAAACAGCATGTGCAACCAATGTCGGCGAGCACAGACGATGCACCGCCATCTTCCATCTGGGCCCAGCTTGCGGTGCTGGGGGCACAGGAGCCTCCCGCAGCCGGATCCGGCACACCTCTTTGCTCTTCGAAGGCTAACGATGCCGTGCCGGGGTTTCGCGCGGAAGGGGAACTGGTAGGGGGGCTCCCGGCAGAGTTGACAGACACCCACTCGGATGGGGTTGTCCTTCAGCGCAGCTTGCGCGGGGGACCACTGGGTTCCGTCGGCAAGCTCAATTGTGCTGCCCTCACTCCGTGAGGTCACAGAGCCATCTGGTTCATAGATGAGATACTGACCCGTAACTGTCTTGAATATGACATTGCCGCGTTCGTCGTAGATCGTGTTGTCATACAGCGATGCGGTCCCCGGGAGTTGTCCACCGTTTGCCATCTCATCATCCTCCTAAAGCTCGCAGGATCTGGACAACGGCCCAATACATGGCGCGGCACGCAACGAAGGCAGCGGCCAGAGAGGCAAAGAGCACGACCGCCCAGAAGATCAGGATCAAGGCGGTCCTGACGTAATCGCCAACCATCGTTGCGCAGCGTTTGGGGCCGGTTGGCTGTGCAGGGGTGTTGACCACAGGCTGCCCCGGCGTGTTCATTAACTGGTTCATGAGGTCTGCTCCTGAAGAGGTTTGAAGTTGCTGACCTGCCAGGTCTCACCCGCGTCCGGTGCGAAGCAGGCGGTGATGACCTTTCCCTCGCAATCCTTGGGCCGGAGCGTTGCACCAACTTGGACCTGCTGGCCGCAGGCTACGAAGAAGTCGGCCGCCAGTCCCTCCGGCCGCGGAGCGGGCAGATCCACGTGGACTCGACGCCCCTGCTGGTCCTCGTCCTGGTGTTCCAGTTCGACGGCCAGGCCCTGGGCTTTACGGCTCTTCGAGACAGCCAGGACCCGGACCCGATAGCAGCGGCCGGCGACGTACGGAGGGTGCGGCTTGACCTCGAGTTCCCATGGTCGTGGCATGATGTTTCTCCTTGAATAGAGGTTCGATTGCTGCGGCGCACGGTGCCGTCTCCTATAGTGTAGATCAGGGAGGGATGGGCCCGGCCTACATGGGGATGACTTGTCGCTGGCGCGACGGAGAAGGTGGGCGCCTGATCCACTGGCGGGCCCGGCCCCAGAGGATTGGACCGAGCCCGCCGCGATAGAGCGGACTATGTGCTGTCAGTCATCCTGCGTATCAGCGAGATCATTGGGCGCACGTTCGATCCAGATGAACGGCTTGCCCGACCAGCGGACGGCGTAGTGTTTCGGTGTCTTCCGAGTTTGCACGTAAGTTTCGTTGTCGTCGTGCAAGGTCCTGCGGATGGCCATGATTCTGGCCGCGACGTTCGAATTCTCACGTAAGTTGTCGTTTCCCGTGATCTCTGCGAGGTCGGCCGGTGTGAGGTATTCACCGCTGTTCAGCAGTATCGCCTCGATGAGTTGCAGGCTGACTCGTCCCATGCGAGGCCATTGCCTAAAGTACTCGATCCGTTTGCCTGAAGAGGACGTGACGACCATCCGGGCAGTGACCATGCACAGGATCAGTTCAAATTGGCTCCCTTCGATGGCCTCGAGTTGCTCCTTGGTCATTGTTTCGCTGACGACCTTGTTGCCCACTCCCCGGGTGACATAGTATTTTCGTTGCGGCGGTCTTCTCATGAGCATGTCCTCCTTTTATTAGGTGGCAAGCATCCGCCGGCCGGTCAACAGCCGACCATCGGACAGGATCACTCGAATGTCTCTTGCGAGCAGGTCAAATACCGTCTTGAGCGCCGTTGTGCCGGGGCAGTAGGATGTGGCAGGAACGATCATCACACCGTCTTCGGGATCGTAGAGAATTCTTGCCATGCGGGACCGTTCCTGTAGCCGCAAGAGATTCGTGACACGGACGACCTCGCGGCCAACGGGTAGCAGGGCCGCAACCGTCACAAGGTCGGTGCAGGTGTCCACGCCAATCTCGACTCTGACGCCGCCAGAGCCGACGTTGAGAATGCCGGAGGCCGTGTGGTTTACCTGGTCGAACCGGTAGATCACCAGGTGTTCGTTGTCGAGGCTGTGGAGGTTGAGCCGGGTCCACCAACTTGGCTGTTGTTTGGGTCTTGCGTCCATTTTTGAGCTCCTTTGCTGATGAATGCCCCGGCAGGCCAGGGCGGGCGGTGGATTCTGCCCGCCCCACCCTCCGGAGTCAGGTCAGTTGTCGGACATGCCGGTGATCCGGCCGAAACGACCACCAAAGGGCCGGTGGATACGCGGCTGCGGGTTGACCTCTGTAGTCTCTGAGGCATTGTTGTTCCCGGGCTCTGCCTCGTCGCCCAGCCGCCCTATGGCTTCCTTCGGGGACACCGCGCCCGACAGTACCGCCGTAATGGCCGGGAAATGGGCGTCCATTGCGGCCCAGTTGGCAAAGAGGAGATGTCTGAGGATCTCTGAGTCCAAATCCGCTGTCCCGAGTATGATGCTGGTCGTCATGATCAGGCGGCCTTGTTCCGGATGCAGATCGAAATGCCCCATCACCAGCTCTGAGTTTGATCGGGCGATTAGCTCCATCATGGCCTGCAAACGGCGCCGTGGGATCGAAGCAGGACACGGACTATAGAT
Proteins encoded in this window:
- a CDS encoding vWA domain-containing protein — translated: MQCPRCGDNNQSANANYCTNCRAPLKATTLATLTQVRHSPPTNGTTAPQPVYGGSQAPIGNSNQPSASVYLNHAQGRSLGQGQSEDLVLVLDTSGSMARRYDGSRDKITAAKRGTSSLVLNMAMIDPNAQVGLVRFDSSATPLLPLGPLHSNKDPLIRKIQSLQADGGTDQNEGLKAAR
- a CDS encoding protein kinase domain-containing protein, producing MPRELTTGEILAGRYVVGSLHFLGGEATVYTGTDTTTNAAIAIKQLAAEPGDPIYETQRNRFRRCGAIRCNSPYVVDAVEYVEEGDDVYLILPFIEGSSLQTVLDRNGSRPLPPPEAVDVTMKIAMGLDILHRQGIVHRDIKPANVMITAQGHICIIDLTICRVLSENTLTGGNAQLGSISFMAPEQAKEPRTADLRADLYSVGAILYLLLTGRLPIQGNDEAQFHWNLETTIPSAPRDLNPAVPESVSRICMKLLAKRPEQRYQTAVELVNELQSIGAASVVSQTPSAAQARCPQCSRFVSSTQSFCGHCGQSLHQAGQAAVACVACGMPIANDPVCPQCQRPFSRSDHRLIFAEQMYRVPEGIFVVGRGELLSWDTGVSRQHLLVSCTNGTVHLQDAGSVNKTFVNGRLADQITQLRCGDEVIVAGHIATYTHD
- a CDS encoding FHA domain-containing protein, with the protein product MSETNKICASNALLSQMPVGAVTCPACGHPGGAGATFCPDCGHRLDRQSVPAAEQPTGPQRQESDVAEEPTDAETQEPASDHRTANTPRADPPMCCCGCQPVRDAAFCHSCGAPIERQRKLQLVCEANGQRLGVMELDGCDVTIGRDEGNRVVIRGDRHASGRHAHITCQDGMLILEDLRSSNGTFLRLHRPVTLEVGDEFIVGTTLIRLEAGAGS
- a CDS encoding PP2C family protein-serine/threonine phosphatase; this translates as MTLRFSHRIIAGPRDNIEDNLGLARISLPIHNQTATVAVIADGVRGEEGGEVASAMAVKTLIAGIVTSLSALAGAFEAALPTPEEIDTLLAHAMTAANRAVLGQAAADPHLKHMATTAVCVLAVGDTLHVAWVGDSRAYLYTQGELRRLTRDHTETQRLIDAGCLDPARALWHPRAHRITRCVGQTEGFQPDLTTHRLSPGDIVLLATDGLTDVLGDHKIGQILHMTADDRLSMDEAARQLVKAALLACTSDNTSVLLFEPIPVAPGLERTRTGAFPPAFFRTRQPHEEGAKL
- a CDS encoding YbjN domain-containing protein — protein: MQNMMERVMGLLEAIAIQFTRIDDRALRTGFSGRNVTCETLILVDEKRCRIEIYSPCPASIPRRRLQAMMELIARSNSELVMGHFDLHPEQGRLIMTTSIILGTADLDSEILRHLLFANWAAMDAHFPAITAVLSGAVSPKEAIGRLGDEAEPGNNNASETTEVNPQPRIHRPFGGRFGRITGMSDN